A single window of Halotalea alkalilenta DNA harbors:
- the cysB gene encoding HTH-type transcriptional regulator CysB, with the protein MKLQQLRYVWEVSRHNLNVSATAQSLYTSQPGISKQIRLLEGELGVEIFARSGKHLTRVTPAGKSVIELAGQVLRTVENIKQVAQEHSDEKRGALTIATTHTQARYALPSVIQAFGERYPGIALHMHQSDPRQIAQLVCDGKADFAICTEALGLYNDLVVLPCYRWNRCVLVPEGHPLAGIGPGELTLEQLAELPLITYTVGFTGRSQLDEAFRARGLTPNVVLTAADADVIKTYVRLGMGIGIVAHMAVEADEQGLVAVDASHLFEFSTTNVGIRRGTFLRRYMFDFLERLAPHLDRDRVEAAMAAGVNHEESVFDGVELPIR; encoded by the coding sequence TTGAAACTGCAGCAGCTACGCTACGTTTGGGAGGTTTCCCGCCACAATCTCAACGTCTCCGCCACCGCGCAGAGCCTCTATACGTCCCAGCCTGGGATCTCCAAGCAGATTCGCCTGCTCGAGGGCGAGCTCGGTGTCGAGATCTTCGCCCGCAGCGGCAAGCACCTGACCCGGGTGACGCCGGCCGGCAAGTCGGTGATCGAACTCGCCGGCCAAGTGCTGCGTACGGTCGAGAACATCAAGCAGGTGGCGCAGGAGCACAGCGACGAAAAGCGCGGTGCCTTGACCATCGCGACCACCCATACCCAGGCGCGCTATGCGCTGCCCTCGGTGATCCAGGCTTTCGGTGAGCGCTACCCCGGTATCGCGCTGCACATGCACCAGAGCGATCCGCGACAGATCGCCCAGCTGGTCTGCGATGGCAAGGCGGACTTCGCCATCTGCACCGAGGCGCTCGGGCTCTACAACGATCTGGTCGTGCTGCCCTGCTATCGCTGGAATCGCTGCGTGCTGGTGCCTGAAGGGCACCCGTTGGCCGGCATTGGGCCCGGCGAGCTGACACTCGAGCAGCTCGCCGAGCTGCCGCTGATCACCTACACCGTCGGTTTCACCGGGCGCTCGCAGCTCGACGAGGCTTTTCGTGCGCGCGGCCTGACCCCCAACGTGGTGCTCACCGCCGCCGATGCGGATGTGATCAAGACCTACGTACGCCTGGGAATGGGCATCGGCATCGTCGCGCATATGGCGGTCGAGGCCGATGAGCAGGGGCTGGTGGCGGTCGATGCCTCTCATCTGTTCGAGTTCTCGACCACCAATGTCGGCATCCGGCGAGGGACCTTCCTGCGTCGCTACATGTTCGATTTCCTCGAGCGACTGGCGCCGCATCTGGACCGCGACCGGGTCGAGGCGGCGAT
- a CDS encoding sulfite exporter TauE/SafE family protein, with protein sequence MELSQFLFYVVAGAGVGLAMGCTGIGGGSLMTPILLAVGIPPQVAVGTDLLYASVTKVSGLISHQRRGNIDWRVMGLMSLGSVPAAFLTVIALDRFFTDSQGYASLLTDVLGVMLIITAVILILRGPLVRLALRHDAWVSRRAPTLTVLSGILLGICVTLSSVGAGVFGTAVLMLLYARFAPRKIVGTDIAHAVPLTFVAGTGHLFLGNIDFALLAALLVGSIPAIHFGAVLAQRMPEALLRWILTLLLLGLGLRYALL encoded by the coding sequence ATGGAACTGAGTCAATTCCTCTTCTACGTCGTCGCTGGCGCCGGCGTCGGCCTCGCCATGGGCTGCACCGGCATCGGCGGAGGCTCGCTGATGACGCCGATCCTGCTCGCCGTCGGCATCCCGCCGCAGGTCGCGGTCGGCACCGACCTGCTCTACGCCTCGGTCACCAAGGTCAGCGGGCTGATCAGTCACCAGCGACGCGGCAACATCGACTGGCGAGTCATGGGACTGATGAGCCTCGGCAGCGTACCCGCCGCCTTCCTCACCGTGATCGCCCTCGACCGCTTCTTCACCGACTCCCAAGGCTATGCGTCGCTGCTAACCGACGTGCTCGGCGTGATGCTGATCATCACCGCAGTGATCCTGATCCTGCGTGGACCGCTGGTCCGCCTGGCGCTGCGCCACGATGCCTGGGTCAGCCGGCGCGCGCCCACCTTGACGGTGCTCTCCGGCATCCTCCTCGGCATCTGCGTGACGCTCTCCTCAGTGGGCGCCGGGGTATTCGGTACCGCGGTACTGATGCTGCTGTACGCGCGCTTCGCGCCGCGCAAGATCGTCGGCACCGACATCGCCCACGCAGTGCCGCTCACCTTCGTCGCCGGCACCGGGCATCTGTTCCTGGGTAACATCGATTTCGCCCTGCTCGCAGCGCTTCTGGTCGGTTCGATCCCGGCGATCCACTTCGGCGCGGTGCTGGCCCAGCGGATGCCCGAAGCGCTGCTGCGCTGGATCCTCACCCTGCTGCTGCTGGGACTCGGCCTGCGCTACGCGCTGCTGTGA
- the trxA gene encoding thioredoxin has protein sequence MANNVDVTGSNFDQEVLQSDKPVLLKFWAPWCGPCKMMAPVVDEVAEERAEGLKVVSINVDDAAEIAAEQGVRGVPTVIMFKNGQKIASLVGAQSKSQLTQFIDQNG, from the coding sequence ATGGCCAACAACGTGGACGTCACCGGCAGCAACTTCGATCAGGAAGTACTGCAGTCCGACAAACCCGTACTGCTCAAGTTCTGGGCCCCCTGGTGCGGCCCTTGCAAGATGATGGCGCCGGTGGTCGACGAGGTCGCCGAAGAGCGAGCGGAAGGCCTCAAGGTCGTCAGCATCAATGTCGATGACGCAGCCGAGATCGCCGCTGAGCAAGGCGTGCGCGGTGTGCCCACCGTGATCATGTTCAAGAACGGGCAGAAGATCGCATCGCTGGTCGGCGCCCAGTCGAAGTCCCAGCTGACCCAGTTCATCGATCAGAACGGCTGA
- a CDS encoding AI-2E family transporter: MVDPERPSDDNEQKGTENVSTIPFTLVIVAAALFIVIGGLRLGSTLVIPILMSLFIAILCARPVKWLVERGWNVTLAVCVVLALVSLIIGLFTLLIGSQFGEFSDQMPMISDRLSALYGQGLNWIEDFGVPIDRGAIAGSFDPSQLVQYMPTLLSGVGDTLSQTVIIVIMVVFMIYEILDLPQKLKIAFENPQKSLTRFKQFSESLQRYLIVKSEIGVACGVLTTLTCWVLGVEFALIWGVLAFLLNFIPNIGAFLSAIPPVLLALVMPDGGVLLAIVLGGVLGSVHFITGNIIEPRLMGHALGMSTLMAFMSLVVWGWVLGPVGLLLSVPLTMSLKILLDSHPDTRWLSVLIGPTEERRRRSRR, translated from the coding sequence ATGGTGGATCCCGAGCGTCCGTCGGACGACAACGAGCAGAAGGGCACGGAAAACGTCAGTACGATCCCCTTCACCCTGGTGATCGTCGCTGCGGCGCTTTTCATCGTCATCGGCGGGCTCAGGCTCGGCAGCACGCTGGTGATTCCGATCCTGATGAGCCTGTTCATCGCGATCCTCTGTGCCCGGCCGGTGAAATGGCTGGTCGAGCGTGGCTGGAACGTGACCCTCGCGGTGTGCGTCGTGCTCGCGCTGGTAAGCCTGATCATCGGCCTTTTCACCCTGCTGATCGGCAGCCAGTTCGGCGAGTTCAGCGATCAGATGCCGATGATCTCCGACCGGCTCAGCGCGCTCTACGGCCAGGGGCTGAACTGGATCGAGGACTTCGGCGTGCCGATCGATCGCGGCGCGATCGCGGGCAGTTTCGATCCCTCGCAGCTGGTGCAGTACATGCCGACGCTGCTCAGCGGCGTGGGGGATACGCTGTCGCAGACGGTGATCATCGTGATCATGGTGGTGTTCATGATCTACGAGATCCTCGATCTGCCGCAGAAGCTCAAGATCGCCTTCGAGAATCCGCAGAAGAGCCTGACCCGGTTCAAGCAGTTTTCCGAGAGCCTGCAGCGCTATCTGATCGTAAAGAGCGAGATCGGCGTTGCCTGTGGCGTCCTCACTACCCTGACCTGCTGGGTGCTGGGCGTGGAGTTCGCGCTGATCTGGGGGGTGCTGGCCTTCTTGCTCAACTTCATCCCCAACATCGGCGCCTTCCTGTCAGCCATCCCGCCGGTGCTGCTGGCGCTGGTGATGCCCGATGGCGGTGTGCTGCTGGCGATCGTGCTCGGTGGGGTGCTCGGCTCGGTCCACTTCATCACCGGCAACATCATCGAGCCCCGTCTGATGGGGCACGCCTTGGGCATGTCGACGCTGATGGCGTTCATGTCGCTGGTGGTGTGGGGCTGGGTGCTCGGTCCGGTAGGGCTCTTGCTCTCGGTGCCCTTGACCATGTCGCTTAAGATCCTGCTCGACAGCCACCCCGACACCCGCTGGCTGTCGGTGCTGATCGGTCCCACCGAGGAGCGTCGGCGGCGCAGCCGTCGTTAG
- a CDS encoding Bcr/CflA family multidrug efflux MFS transporter produces MKPISARRLALLVAANTALAPFAIDAYLPAMPMLAEHVGASVHHTSISISIFLFGFAFGQLLFGPLSDRLGRRPVLIGGVLTFIVSSLALTMIDSLHALWFWRFIQALGGGACVVNSPAIVRDCFSGREAAKVLSTMVMILLLAPLLAPALGSVMLYIGGWQLIFAFLAVYGLGVLGSVLWLLPETSVRPERPASARQVLGHYRQIVTHRAAMGYIFAVALSFAGMFAFITSSPYVYLDYYGVSPAAYPLLFGINILVMAGSNRVNIRLLSRHSPRRLLKIGLGIQLCAGIALAVTVALGLDSVPVIAVLVMCFVGMSGLINPNAVSSMLDYFPQMSATANAVLGCVQFTAGALSGGLISAIGISGVWPMVLMMLLSTLGANLLLRWLSERRMLARAALGASSKDS; encoded by the coding sequence TTGAAACCGATCAGTGCCAGGCGTCTGGCGCTGCTGGTTGCGGCCAACACCGCGCTGGCGCCATTCGCCATCGACGCCTATTTGCCGGCGATGCCGATGCTCGCCGAGCACGTCGGTGCGAGCGTCCACCACACCTCGATTTCGATCAGCATCTTCCTCTTTGGTTTCGCCTTCGGCCAGCTGCTGTTCGGTCCGCTTTCCGATCGCCTCGGCCGCCGCCCGGTGCTGATCGGTGGGGTGCTGACGTTCATCGTCTCGAGCCTGGCGCTGACCATGATCGACAGCCTCCATGCGCTGTGGTTCTGGCGCTTCATCCAGGCGCTCGGCGGCGGTGCTTGCGTGGTCAACTCGCCGGCGATCGTACGCGACTGCTTTTCCGGCCGAGAGGCAGCCAAGGTGCTCTCGACCATGGTGATGATCCTGCTGCTGGCACCGCTGCTGGCGCCGGCGCTGGGCAGCGTGATGCTCTACATCGGTGGCTGGCAGCTGATCTTCGCCTTCCTCGCGGTCTACGGCTTGGGCGTGCTGGGGTCGGTGCTCTGGCTGCTGCCGGAGACGTCGGTGCGACCCGAGCGCCCGGCCTCTGCAAGGCAAGTGCTCGGCCATTATCGCCAGATCGTCACCCACCGGGCGGCGATGGGCTACATTTTCGCCGTGGCGCTGTCGTTCGCTGGGATGTTCGCGTTCATCACCAGCTCGCCCTATGTCTATCTCGACTACTATGGCGTTTCGCCGGCGGCCTACCCGCTGCTGTTCGGGATTAACATCCTGGTGATGGCGGGGTCCAATCGCGTCAATATCCGGCTGCTGTCCCGCCACTCGCCGCGCAGGCTGCTCAAGATCGGTCTCGGCATCCAGCTCTGTGCGGGTATCGCTCTGGCGGTGACGGTGGCGCTGGGTCTCGATTCGGTGCCGGTCATCGCCGTGCTGGTGATGTGTTTCGTCGGCATGAGCGGACTGATCAACCCCAATGCGGTCTCCTCGATGCTCGACTACTTTCCGCAGATGAGCGCGACCGCCAATGCGGTGCTCGGCTGCGTGCAGTTCACCGCGGGCGCGCTTTCGGGGGGATTGATCAGTGCGATCGGGATTTCGGGGGTATGGCCGATGGTGCTGATGATGCTGCTCAGCACGCTTGGGGCCAACCTGCTGCTGCGCTGGCTCTCGGAGCGGCGCATGCTGGCCAGGGCGGCGCTGGGTGCGTCGTCGAAAGATTCTTGA
- a CDS encoding MlaA family lipoprotein has protein sequence MYTQDGTPNDPWEGFNRGVFRFNDTLDRYALRPVAQGYDAVTPQPVQDGIGNFFSNLSEVGNMANGVLQGNPAIFGASLGRFLINTTLGLGGFLDPATGLGIEQRDEDFGKTFAAWGANSGPFVMLPLLGPSTVRDTAGLPGDWYVSATRHIEDNYVRWGLRFIDVVNTRAGYLDQEQLIHGDRYTFIRDAWMQRRQFEIDGGQGDDPFASGDFDYQEPEPASDTPSQ, from the coding sequence ATGTATACACAGGACGGCACCCCGAACGATCCTTGGGAAGGGTTCAACCGAGGTGTGTTCCGCTTCAACGACACGCTCGATCGTTACGCGCTGCGGCCGGTCGCTCAGGGCTATGATGCGGTCACGCCGCAGCCGGTCCAGGACGGCATCGGTAACTTCTTCAGCAACCTTTCCGAAGTCGGCAACATGGCCAACGGGGTGCTCCAGGGCAATCCGGCGATCTTCGGTGCTTCGCTTGGCCGCTTCCTGATCAACACCACGCTTGGCCTCGGTGGCTTCCTCGATCCGGCCACAGGCCTTGGGATCGAGCAGCGCGACGAGGACTTCGGCAAGACCTTCGCCGCCTGGGGTGCCAACTCAGGTCCCTTCGTGATGCTGCCGCTGCTCGGTCCGAGCACGGTGCGCGACACTGCCGGCCTGCCGGGAGACTGGTACGTTTCGGCGACCCGCCACATCGAGGATAACTACGTGCGCTGGGGGCTGCGCTTCATCGACGTGGTTAATACCCGGGCAGGCTATCTCGACCAGGAGCAGCTGATCCACGGCGATCGCTATACCTTCATCCGCGATGCCTGGATGCAGCGTCGGCAGTTCGAGATCGATGGTGGGCAGGGAGACGACCCGTTCGCCAGCGGTGATTTCGACTACCAGGAGCCCGAGCCGGCATCCGATACACCATCGCAGTGA
- the hrpA gene encoding ATP-dependent RNA helicase HrpA, with protein MSDFAPSHPDSPSLAALRSSLADATLVDARAIAARLAGLERRAAQGKPVDRAAAELAVRLEASRARVAARRSQPLKLDYPAALPVSGKREVILEALARHQVVVIAGETGSGKTTQLPKLCLELGLGARGLIGHTQPRRLAARSVAARLAEELDTPLGEAVGYQMRFADNTGPNTRVKLMTDGILLAETQHDPDLLRYDTIIIDEAHERSLNIDFLLGYLKRLLARRDDLKLVITSATIDLERFARHFGREREGRLVPAPIIEVSGRTFAVETRYRPLVRDGDDEEDLSLQEGILHAVEEIQAVERQQRWGTGPRDVLVFLPGEREIRETADTLRRAGLRDTEVLPLYARLSNAEQNRVFAPHTGRRIVLATNVAETSLTVPGIRYVIDPGLVRISRYSYRSKIQRLPIEAVSQASAEQRKGRCGRVAEGLCIRLYSEEDFLSRAPFTEPEIQRTNLASVILSMLALKLGDVADFPFIDPPDPRFVRDGFRLLDELGAVDETRITPLGRKLARLPIDPRLARMVLAGSQLGCLRETLIVVSALAVQDPRERPGDKREAADQAHREWSDPVSDFAAWINLWRGFEAARDELSAAALRRWCRSRYLNYMRLREWHDTFRQLRQLARELELGEAEAGQGEREIDYERLHQALLSGLLSNLGLKLEGREYLGARNRKFMIHPASQLGKKPPKWVMAFELLETSRLFARELAMIKPEWVEAAAGRLLKRSYSEPHWEAKRAQVVAFEQATLFGLPVVNQRKVAFGAIAPVEAREIFIRAALVEGQLRTQGAFFAHNRALIDEVESLEDRARRRDILVDEETLYDFYHQRLPADVYDGRSFEHWRKQAERVDPRVLFLDKQALMARAAEEVTEVQYPDTLELAGVQLPLSYHFAPGAADDGVTVTVPALMLSTLPGERLDWLVPGLRREKAIALMKGLPKQYRRQVVPIPDWVDAALEAITPGREPMGAALGEFLRRKTGARLEAGLWEAIELPDHLRFNVRVIDHDGRILGEGRDLDALIARFRGAASEGAAALAGAGREASRSGLSHWPETPIPEREQRQQAGIRVELFPALVDEGETLGIQLFDHPGKAYEQHRHGVKRAAMRALPDQLRYFTRLPRLERIALLYAQVGAKRELIDDFIDALFLRAFSFDPLPRSAGEMRERLDQRRGELGELAERLLDQLEAALKGHLEVMRALKKGRIGFELALTYADLKAQMARLVHKGFAQQAGEWLAHYPRYMQAALIRLEKAPREVRRDQLAMEEVNMFQRRLDERVARGEKGGLVEPWLREFGWWLEEFRVSLFAQQLGTLEAVSAKRLEKRWREASDVG; from the coding sequence TTGAGCGATTTCGCGCCATCCCATCCCGACTCACCTTCATTAGCCGCCCTGCGTTCGAGCCTCGCCGACGCCACGCTTGTCGATGCTCGCGCGATCGCAGCAAGGCTCGCCGGGCTCGAACGACGCGCAGCGCAGGGCAAGCCTGTCGATCGCGCGGCGGCCGAGCTTGCCGTTCGTCTCGAGGCGAGCCGCGCACGGGTGGCCGCGCGCCGGTCCCAGCCGCTCAAGCTCGACTACCCCGCGGCGCTGCCGGTCAGCGGCAAGCGCGAGGTCATCCTCGAGGCGCTCGCCCGCCACCAAGTGGTGGTGATCGCAGGCGAGACCGGCTCCGGCAAGACCACCCAGCTGCCGAAGCTCTGCCTCGAGCTCGGCCTCGGTGCGCGGGGATTGATCGGCCACACCCAGCCCAGGCGGCTGGCCGCGCGCTCGGTGGCGGCGCGGCTCGCCGAGGAGCTCGATACTCCGCTCGGCGAGGCGGTCGGCTACCAGATGCGCTTCGCCGACAACACCGGGCCCAACACCCGGGTCAAGCTGATGACCGACGGGATCCTGCTCGCCGAGACCCAGCACGACCCTGATCTCCTGCGCTACGACACGATCATCATCGACGAGGCCCACGAGCGCAGTCTCAACATCGACTTCCTGCTCGGCTATCTCAAGCGGCTGCTCGCGCGCAGGGATGATCTGAAACTGGTGATCACCTCGGCGACCATCGATCTTGAACGCTTCGCCCGGCATTTCGGCCGTGAGCGGGAAGGACGGCTGGTGCCTGCGCCGATCATCGAGGTCTCGGGACGTACCTTCGCGGTCGAGACCCGCTATCGGCCGCTGGTACGCGATGGTGACGACGAAGAGGATCTCAGCCTGCAGGAGGGGATACTCCATGCGGTCGAGGAGATCCAGGCGGTCGAACGGCAGCAGCGCTGGGGCACGGGGCCCCGCGATGTGCTGGTGTTCCTCCCCGGTGAGCGCGAGATCCGCGAGACTGCCGACACCCTGCGCCGCGCGGGGCTCAGGGACACCGAGGTGCTACCGCTCTACGCGCGGCTCTCCAATGCCGAGCAGAATCGCGTCTTCGCGCCCCACACCGGCCGGCGTATCGTGCTCGCCACCAACGTGGCCGAGACCTCCCTGACCGTCCCAGGGATCCGCTACGTGATCGACCCTGGGCTGGTCAGGATCAGCCGCTACAGCTATCGCTCGAAGATCCAGCGACTGCCGATCGAGGCGGTCAGCCAAGCCAGCGCCGAACAGCGCAAGGGACGCTGCGGGCGCGTCGCCGAGGGGCTGTGCATCCGCCTCTACAGCGAGGAGGATTTCCTCTCCCGAGCGCCCTTCACCGAGCCCGAGATCCAGCGCACCAATCTTGCTTCGGTGATTCTCTCGATGCTGGCACTGAAGCTCGGCGACGTGGCCGATTTTCCATTCATCGATCCGCCCGACCCGCGTTTCGTCCGCGATGGTTTTCGCCTGCTCGACGAACTCGGCGCGGTGGACGAGACCAGGATCACCCCGCTTGGGCGCAAGCTGGCGCGACTGCCGATCGACCCCAGGCTTGCGCGGATGGTGCTGGCGGGCAGCCAGCTCGGCTGCCTGCGCGAGACGCTGATCGTGGTCAGCGCGCTGGCGGTGCAGGACCCGCGTGAACGGCCTGGCGACAAGCGCGAGGCGGCCGATCAGGCCCACCGTGAATGGAGCGACCCGGTTTCCGATTTCGCCGCCTGGATCAACCTCTGGCGCGGCTTCGAGGCGGCCCGCGACGAGCTGTCCGCGGCAGCGCTCAGACGCTGGTGCCGCAGTCGCTATCTCAACTACATGCGCCTTCGCGAGTGGCATGACACCTTTCGTCAGCTGCGCCAACTCGCTCGTGAGCTGGAGCTCGGCGAGGCGGAAGCGGGCCAGGGCGAGCGGGAGATCGATTATGAGCGCCTCCACCAGGCGCTGCTCAGCGGGCTGCTGTCGAATCTGGGGCTCAAGCTCGAGGGACGGGAGTATCTCGGCGCACGCAACCGCAAGTTCATGATCCATCCGGCCTCGCAGCTGGGCAAGAAGCCGCCCAAGTGGGTGATGGCGTTCGAGCTGCTCGAGACCTCGCGCCTGTTCGCCCGGGAGCTTGCGATGATCAAGCCCGAATGGGTCGAGGCGGCGGCCGGGCGATTGCTCAAGCGCAGCTACAGCGAGCCGCACTGGGAGGCCAAGCGTGCCCAGGTGGTCGCGTTCGAGCAGGCGACCCTGTTCGGCCTGCCGGTGGTCAACCAGCGCAAGGTGGCGTTCGGTGCGATCGCGCCGGTGGAAGCGCGTGAGATTTTCATCCGCGCTGCGCTGGTCGAGGGGCAGCTGCGTACCCAGGGCGCTTTCTTCGCCCACAATCGAGCGCTGATCGACGAGGTCGAGTCGCTCGAGGACCGGGCACGGCGTCGCGACATCCTGGTCGATGAAGAGACGCTCTACGATTTCTACCACCAGCGTCTCCCCGCGGACGTCTACGATGGCCGTTCGTTCGAGCACTGGCGCAAGCAGGCCGAGCGCGTCGATCCCCGGGTGCTGTTTCTCGACAAGCAGGCGCTGATGGCGCGCGCGGCCGAAGAGGTGACCGAGGTCCAGTACCCCGACACCCTCGAGCTCGCCGGCGTCCAGCTGCCGCTGTCCTACCACTTCGCTCCGGGCGCGGCGGATGACGGTGTGACCGTGACGGTGCCTGCGCTGATGCTCAGCACCCTGCCCGGCGAGCGGCTCGACTGGCTGGTGCCGGGGCTGCGCCGGGAGAAAGCGATCGCGCTGATGAAGGGGCTGCCCAAGCAGTATCGTCGCCAGGTGGTGCCGATTCCGGATTGGGTCGACGCGGCGCTCGAGGCGATCACGCCGGGACGAGAACCGATGGGGGCGGCGCTAGGAGAGTTCCTGCGCAGGAAGACCGGTGCGCGACTCGAGGCTGGCCTTTGGGAGGCCATCGAGCTGCCCGACCACCTGCGCTTCAACGTACGGGTGATCGACCACGATGGAAGAATCCTTGGCGAGGGGCGTGACCTCGATGCGCTGATCGCGCGCTTTCGCGGGGCCGCGAGCGAGGGCGCCGCGGCGCTCGCCGGCGCTGGACGGGAGGCTTCGCGAAGCGGGCTCTCCCACTGGCCCGAGACGCCGATTCCAGAACGCGAACAGCGCCAGCAGGCAGGCATTCGGGTCGAGCTGTTTCCGGCGCTGGTCGACGAGGGCGAGACCCTTGGGATCCAGCTGTTCGATCATCCCGGGAAGGCCTATGAGCAGCACCGTCATGGGGTCAAGCGCGCGGCGATGCGAGCGCTGCCCGATCAGCTGCGCTATTTCACCAGGCTCCCCCGGCTCGAGCGCATCGCCTTGCTCTATGCCCAGGTCGGCGCCAAGCGTGAACTGATCGATGACTTCATCGACGCGCTGTTTCTTCGCGCCTTCTCGTTCGATCCGCTGCCACGTTCCGCAGGCGAGATGCGCGAGCGACTCGACCAGCGGCGCGGTGAGCTCGGTGAGCTCGCCGAACGTCTGCTCGACCAGCTCGAAGCCGCGCTCAAGGGCCATCTCGAGGTGATGCGGGCGCTGAAGAAAGGACGGATCGGCTTCGAGCTTGCATTGACCTACGCCGATCTCAAGGCGCAGATGGCGCGATTGGTGCACAAAGGCTTCGCCCAGCAGGCGGGAGAGTGGCTTGCCCACTATCCGCGTTACATGCAGGCGGCGCTGATCCGGCTCGAAAAGGCGCCACGCGAAGTGCGTCGGGATCAATTGGCGATGGAAGAGGTCAATATGTTCCAGCGCCGGTTGGACGAGCGGGTCGCGCGTGGTGAGAAGGGCGGCCTGGTGGAGCCCTGGCTCAGGGAGTTCGGCTGGTGGCTCGAGGAGTTTCGCGTCTCGCTCTTCGCTCAGCAGCTTGGCACCCTCGAGGCGGTATCGGCGAAGCGGCTCGAGAAGCGCTGGCGCGAGGCGAGCGATGTCGGATAG
- the cysK gene encoding cysteine synthase A: MGKIFSDNSETIGNTPLVKLNHITSHPRLYAKIEARNPALSVKCRIGANMIWDAEKRGVLKPGMEIIEPTSGNTGIALAYVGAARGYKVTLTMPASMSLERRKVLKALGAELVLTEPAKGMKGAVDKATEMRDQAPERYFMPQQFDNPANPEIHERTTGPELWDATDGELDVLVAGVGTGGTLTGISRYFEQVRGKPLYSVAVEPAESPIISQRLNDQPLTPGPHKIQGIGANFIPSNLELSLVDRVEPVAAEEAIEMARRLMSEEGILCGISCGAAVVAALRLAGEAEFAERAIAVILPDSGERYLSSPLFEGLFTEKELG; this comes from the coding sequence ATGGGCAAGATCTTCTCCGACAACTCCGAGACCATCGGTAACACGCCGCTGGTGAAGCTCAATCACATCACCTCCCACCCACGTCTCTACGCCAAGATCGAGGCCCGCAACCCGGCGCTCTCGGTGAAATGCCGGATCGGCGCCAACATGATCTGGGACGCGGAGAAGCGCGGTGTACTCAAGCCCGGGATGGAAATCATCGAGCCGACCTCGGGCAACACCGGCATCGCGCTCGCCTACGTAGGCGCCGCGCGCGGCTACAAAGTGACCCTGACCATGCCCGCGTCGATGAGCCTCGAGCGCCGCAAGGTGCTCAAGGCGCTAGGCGCCGAGCTGGTGCTCACCGAGCCGGCCAAGGGCATGAAGGGCGCGGTCGACAAGGCCACCGAAATGCGCGACCAGGCACCCGAGCGCTACTTCATGCCGCAGCAGTTCGACAACCCGGCCAACCCCGAAATCCATGAGCGCACCACCGGACCGGAACTTTGGGATGCCACCGATGGCGAGCTCGACGTGCTGGTCGCCGGCGTCGGCACCGGCGGCACGCTGACCGGGATCTCGCGTTACTTCGAGCAAGTCAGAGGCAAGCCGCTCTATTCGGTGGCGGTCGAGCCAGCGGAGTCGCCGATCATCTCGCAACGGCTCAACGATCAGCCGCTCACTCCCGGGCCGCACAAGATCCAGGGGATCGGCGCCAATTTCATCCCCTCGAACCTCGAGCTGTCGCTGGTCGACCGGGTCGAGCCGGTCGCCGCCGAGGAAGCGATCGAGATGGCGCGCCGGCTGATGAGCGAGGAAGGCATCCTCTGCGGGATCTCCTGCGGTGCGGCGGTGGTCGCGGCGCTGCGGCTCGCGGGCGAAGCTGAATTCGCCGAGCGCGCCATCGCGGTGATTCTCCCCGACAGCGGCGAACGCTATCTCTCGAGCCCGCTGTTCGAGGGACTGTTCACCGAAAAAGAGCTCGGCTGA